Proteins co-encoded in one Polaromonas vacuolata genomic window:
- a CDS encoding MFS transporter, with protein sequence MSTSVSPSINPRNINTSSNTKTAAAQEPYKQHPQTWRAVISSSIGNALEWFDVLIYSAMAVTIAKLFFPTENQTVSLMITFATFGVSFFMRPLGAIVIGSYSDRVGRKAALTLSILLMMIGTLLIVIMPTYAQIGLWAPAGIVIARLLQGFSAGGEFGSSTAFLVEHAPHRRGFFSSWQVASQGASIVLAAVFGAVLASQLSTDQLESWGWRIPFIFGLLIGPAGYYIRKNLEESPEFAHAETTSTPLRDIMQNQKMRLFIGTGSVIMATVSVYLVVYMPTYAVKQLGMTSTAAFSATILAGMMMMFLSPLVGHLSDKYGRTPFMLCSSVLFVLLTYPLFAWLSMNPTFINLLLVQGVVGFLMTMYFAAMPALLSDIFPVQTRGTGMSLCYNIGVMVFGGFAGLTITWLIAATDNKLAVTFYVIFGAVLSVIATLAARYKLRMR encoded by the coding sequence ATGAGTACTAGCGTTTCCCCATCGATTAATCCGCGCAATATCAATACCAGCAGCAACACAAAAACAGCTGCTGCTCAAGAGCCCTACAAACAACATCCGCAAACTTGGCGCGCGGTGATTTCGTCATCTATCGGCAATGCGCTCGAATGGTTTGACGTTTTGATTTACAGCGCCATGGCGGTGACCATTGCTAAGCTGTTTTTCCCGACCGAGAATCAGACCGTTTCTTTGATGATTACTTTTGCCACATTTGGCGTCTCGTTTTTCATGCGACCGCTAGGCGCCATCGTCATAGGCTCTTATTCTGATCGCGTTGGCCGCAAAGCGGCTTTGACCTTGTCCATTTTGCTAATGATGATTGGCACACTGCTAATTGTCATCATGCCAACTTATGCACAAATTGGTTTATGGGCGCCAGCTGGCATCGTCATTGCGCGTTTGCTGCAAGGCTTTTCTGCTGGTGGTGAATTCGGCAGTTCGACCGCATTTTTGGTCGAGCACGCGCCACACAGACGCGGATTTTTCTCTAGCTGGCAAGTCGCCAGTCAGGGCGCAAGCATAGTGCTGGCCGCCGTGTTTGGAGCGGTGCTGGCGTCACAACTGAGCACTGATCAGCTCGAATCCTGGGGCTGGCGCATTCCGTTTATCTTCGGTCTTTTGATCGGACCGGCTGGCTACTACATTCGCAAAAACTTAGAAGAATCCCCAGAGTTCGCCCATGCCGAAACCACCAGCACACCGCTGCGTGACATCATGCAGAACCAGAAAATGCGTCTTTTCATAGGTACGGGTAGCGTCATCATGGCGACGGTGTCGGTTTATCTGGTGGTCTACATGCCGACTTACGCTGTCAAGCAATTGGGCATGACATCGACCGCAGCTTTTAGCGCGACTATTTTGGCCGGCATGATGATGATGTTTTTATCCCCTTTGGTTGGTCACTTGTCGGATAAATATGGCCGCACACCATTTATGCTGTGCAGCAGTGTTTTGTTTGTCTTGCTGACCTATCCGCTGTTTGCTTGGCTGTCTATGAACCCGACATTTATCAACTTGCTGTTGGTGCAAGGCGTAGTCGGATTTCTGATGACCATGTATTTTGCCGCCATGCCCGCTTTGCTATCAGACATCTTCCCGGTGCAGACACGCGGCACCGGCATGTCACTGTGCTACAACATTGGTGTGATGGTGTTTGGTGGCTTTGCCGGCTTGACCATCACTTGGCTAATCGCCGCTACCGACAATAAATTAGCCGTGACTTTCTATGTCATCTTCGGCGCGGTTCTGAGTGTGATTGCAACCTTGGCTGCACGTTATAAATTGCGAATGCGTTAA
- a CDS encoding type II toxin-antitoxin system Phd/YefM family antitoxin: MDTPKVGIRQFRAELAQFLASGTPVAVARYGQIVGYFIPTQGQLEANIAAFKKAGQTFGQILGAQGVDISPMMADFKGNSAQQITTKSK; this comes from the coding sequence ATGGATACACCAAAAGTTGGTATTCGCCAGTTCCGCGCTGAATTGGCTCAGTTTTTAGCGTCAGGCACACCAGTTGCCGTTGCCCGTTACGGACAAATCGTCGGCTACTTCATTCCCACCCAAGGCCAGCTCGAAGCCAATATTGCAGCCTTTAAAAAAGCCGGTCAAACTTTCGGCCAGATTTTAGGCGCGCAAGGTGTAGATATTTCACCCATGATGGCTGACTTCAAGGGCAACAGCGCGCAACAAATCACAACAAAATCAAAATGA
- the guaD gene encoding guanine deaminase: MKAFRASLLYFAASSAGEVGSAVYEKDGLLVIAPDDSGRQRVVAIGEYRAVLARYADLEPALLISHFPGRIIAPGFVDMHLHYPQLDVIGSPAEGLLPWLENYTFPHETRFSSPEYNAQAAEFFLGELLRNGVTTALAFASSHVASVDALLGQAQQRGMRVIAGKVLMDQNAPDGVRDQTEQSLRDSEALIARWHGVDRLGYAITPRFVPTSSAAQLAGAGELASRYPDVWIQSHVAENLDEVAWVRSLYPKARSYLDVYRQFGLLRPRAVYAHCIHLDSQDRDLMRQTGAAAAVCPTSNLFLGSGFFDFQAADQAGFLYGLASDVGGGTSFSPFHTMLAAYYVGREGQTKPGLSLKPAVLWWQHSAGAARALGLAGVVGNLLPGCEADFIVLNPCATPLLARKTTQAVSLDELLFSMIVLGDDRLVEATYIAGVPIRLNADSPPFQQE, encoded by the coding sequence ATGAAAGCTTTTCGGGCTAGCTTGCTTTACTTTGCCGCTTCTAGCGCGGGTGAGGTCGGCTCGGCAGTTTATGAAAAAGACGGTCTGCTGGTGATCGCTCCAGATGACTCGGGACGCCAGCGGGTGGTCGCTATCGGCGAGTACCGCGCGGTGTTGGCGCGCTACGCGGATCTTGAGCCAGCTTTGCTAATCAGCCATTTTCCTGGCCGCATTATTGCGCCTGGCTTTGTCGATATGCATCTCCACTATCCGCAGCTCGATGTGATTGGATCACCGGCTGAAGGCCTGTTGCCGTGGCTGGAGAATTACACCTTTCCGCATGAAACGCGGTTTTCAAGCCCCGAATACAACGCCCAAGCGGCTGAATTTTTTCTGGGCGAGTTGCTGCGCAACGGCGTGACCACGGCACTGGCTTTTGCCAGCTCGCATGTGGCCTCGGTTGATGCGCTCTTGGGTCAAGCCCAGCAGCGCGGTATGCGCGTCATAGCCGGCAAGGTTTTGATGGATCAGAACGCGCCCGACGGCGTGCGCGATCAGACCGAACAAAGCTTGCGCGATAGCGAGGCCTTGATTGCCCGCTGGCACGGCGTGGACCGCTTGGGCTACGCGATCACGCCGCGCTTTGTGCCCACTAGTAGCGCGGCCCAATTGGCTGGTGCGGGTGAACTGGCCAGCCGTTACCCGGATGTTTGGATTCAGTCTCATGTGGCGGAAAACCTTGACGAAGTCGCTTGGGTCCGCAGTCTTTACCCCAAGGCGCGCAGTTATCTCGATGTTTACCGACAGTTCGGCCTACTCAGGCCACGTGCGGTGTACGCGCACTGCATTCATCTCGATAGCCAAGACCGAGATTTGATGCGACAGACCGGCGCCGCCGCCGCCGTCTGCCCGACCAGCAACTTGTTTTTAGGCAGTGGTTTTTTTGATTTTCAAGCCGCCGATCAAGCCGGCTTTTTATACGGCTTGGCCAGCGATGTGGGCGGCGGTACTAGCTTTAGTCCTTTTCACACCATGCTGGCCGCTTACTACGTTGGCCGCGAAGGCCAGACCAAGCCGGGCTTATCGCTAAAGCCAGCGGTGCTCTGGTGGCAGCACAGTGCGGGCGCGGCGCGGGCGCTGGGCTTGGCCGGCGTGGTGGGTAATTTGCTGCCCGGTTGCGAAGCTGACTTTATCGTCCTCAACCCATGCGCCACGCCGCTGCTCGCACGCAAGACAACGCAGGCAGTGAGTCTTGATGAATTACTGTTTTCCATGATTGTGCTGGGCGATGATAGGTTGGTTGAAGCGACTTATATTGCCGGCGTCCCGATCCGGCTTAATGCCGATTCCCCACCATTTCAGCAGGAGTAA
- a CDS encoding DHH family phosphoesterase — MKTILPLQLLFAADLNDPQPLVIYHGRKCPDGFAAALAAWLFYTGRAEFLPLDHGDIQSVDELPPLLGRAVYILDFSFSPEIMRGIEERAAKLVMLDHHKSAAEKLSGFSCRCGVVHFDMNKSGARLAWEFFQPTKPVPSLVRFVEDRDIWVWQYPESAGFLAALDMEALDFSRWAEIAAFSPAQLSDFMARGQAMDEKFSKLAADIAEGAQPITFNGQHGLMVNAPGVFHSLIGNLLSEKSNTFALMWNAGKDGVVKVGLRSQRNFDCIALAESMGGGGHAQACGFKIGVARLPELLSGVFQATSQLPV, encoded by the coding sequence ATGAAAACTATTCTCCCCCTGCAACTCCTGTTTGCTGCTGACTTGAACGACCCGCAGCCCTTAGTCATCTACCACGGCCGTAAATGTCCTGACGGTTTTGCCGCTGCCTTAGCTGCTTGGCTTTTCTACACTGGCCGCGCTGAATTTTTACCGCTTGACCATGGCGACATTCAATCGGTTGATGAGCTGCCGCCATTGCTTGGCCGCGCCGTATACATACTTGATTTTTCGTTCTCGCCTGAAATTATGCGTGGTATCGAAGAGCGTGCCGCTAAGCTCGTCATGTTAGATCACCACAAAAGCGCTGCGGAAAAGCTGAGTGGCTTTTCCTGCCGCTGCGGCGTTGTTCACTTTGATATGAACAAGTCTGGCGCGCGTTTGGCTTGGGAATTTTTTCAGCCTACCAAGCCGGTACCAAGTCTTGTGCGCTTTGTCGAAGACCGCGATATCTGGGTCTGGCAATACCCAGAGAGCGCCGGCTTTTTGGCAGCGCTGGACATGGAGGCCTTAGATTTTTCGCGCTGGGCCGAGATCGCAGCTTTTAGCCCCGCGCAGCTGAGCGACTTCATGGCGCGCGGTCAGGCCATGGATGAGAAATTCAGCAAGCTTGCTGCCGATATTGCCGAGGGTGCGCAGCCGATTACTTTCAACGGTCAGCACGGACTGATGGTTAATGCCCCCGGCGTATTTCACAGCCTGATCGGTAATCTGTTGTCTGAAAAAAGCAATACTTTTGCGCTCATGTGGAATGCTGGCAAGGACGGCGTTGTCAAGGTCGGTCTGCGCTCGCAACGCAATTTTGACTGCATAGCTTTGGCTGAAAGCATGGGCGGTGGCGGTCATGCGCAGGCTTGTGGTTTTAAGATCGGTGTGGCGCGCTTGCCCGAGCTTTTGAGCGGCGTGTTTCAGGCAACTAGTCAACTACCAGTCTGA
- a CDS encoding delta(1)-pyrroline-2-carboxylate reductase family protein has product MTILLTPEETAAVLPWQGLVDELRLVALDASVKVPARLVQPLAQGANLLIMPALDSDTAITKLITHTPANADKGRPTIQGDVIIFDVATGQRLKMLDGPTVTARRTAAVSALAARELASQPKGPLLVVGAGVQGKAHIEAFAAVLGTQQVMIASRSDASAQALARHAQSLGLKASVVQDANAALADCALTVTCTPASSVVLSSLPKGDSFISAVGAFTPKMIELSADLCRHFTRHGRVVVDTIDALHEAGDLLQAGLDPSAYPNLADILKEKKRLNRTGCVLFKSCGWAGWDLAAARLALKA; this is encoded by the coding sequence ATGACTATTTTGCTCACGCCCGAAGAAACCGCCGCTGTTTTGCCTTGGCAAGGTCTGGTCGACGAGCTGAGACTGGTCGCCCTCGATGCCTCGGTCAAAGTTCCCGCACGACTGGTTCAACCCCTAGCCCAAGGCGCAAACTTGTTGATCATGCCAGCGCTGGACAGCGATACCGCTATCACCAAGCTAATCACCCACACACCCGCGAATGCAGACAAGGGTAGACCAACCATCCAAGGCGACGTCATTATTTTTGATGTTGCCACCGGACAGCGCCTAAAAATGCTCGACGGCCCGACCGTCACCGCACGCCGAACCGCCGCTGTCTCAGCGTTGGCAGCGCGCGAATTAGCCAGCCAACCTAAAGGGCCGCTGTTGGTGGTGGGCGCCGGTGTTCAGGGCAAAGCCCATATAGAGGCCTTTGCGGCGGTGCTGGGCACACAACAGGTGATGATTGCTTCGCGCAGTGATGCCAGTGCGCAGGCCTTGGCCAGACATGCGCAAAGTCTGGGCTTGAAAGCCAGCGTAGTGCAAGACGCTAACGCAGCGCTGGCCGACTGCGCACTGACGGTGACGTGCACACCAGCTAGCAGTGTTGTGCTGTCCAGTCTGCCTAAAGGAGATAGTTTTATCAGTGCAGTGGGCGCATTCACGCCAAAAATGATTGAATTAAGTGCCGACTTGTGTCGGCATTTCACCCGCCATGGGCGGGTGGTAGTTGACACCATTGATGCGCTGCATGAGGCGGGAGACCTGCTACAAGCAGGTCTCGATCCCAGCGCTTACCCAAACCTTGCCGATATTCTCAAAGAAAAAAAGCGCCTAAACCGAACCGGTTGCGTGCTGTTTAAAAGTTGCGGCTGGGCTGGCTGGGATCTGGCTGCTGCCCGGTTAGCACTAAAGGCTTGA
- the dcd gene encoding dCTP deaminase, producing MSIKSDRWIRHMAETTGMIEPFEPKQVRQREVDGQTQKIISYGTSSYGYDIRCAPEFKVFTNIHSTVVDPKNFDEKSFVDFYGDSCIIPPNSFALARTMEYFRIPRNVLTICLGKSTYARCGIIVNVTPFEPEWEGYVTLEFSNTTPLPAKIYAGEGCAQVLFFESDEVCETSYKDRGGKYQGQVGVTLPRA from the coding sequence ATGAGCATTAAAAGCGACCGATGGATACGTCACATGGCCGAGACGACCGGCATGATTGAGCCTTTTGAGCCTAAACAAGTGCGTCAGCGCGAAGTTGACGGGCAAACCCAAAAAATCATCAGCTATGGCACCAGCAGCTATGGCTACGACATACGCTGCGCACCCGAGTTCAAGGTCTTCACCAACATCCACAGTACGGTGGTTGACCCAAAGAATTTTGATGAAAAAAGCTTTGTCGATTTTTATGGCGACAGCTGCATTATTCCGCCGAATAGTTTTGCACTAGCCCGCACCATGGAGTACTTTCGTATCCCCCGCAATGTGCTGACCATATGTTTGGGTAAAAGCACTTATGCGCGCTGCGGCATCATCGTCAACGTCACGCCGTTTGAACCCGAATGGGAAGGTTATGTGACGCTGGAGTTCTCTAACACCACGCCGCTACCAGCCAAAATTTATGCCGGCGAAGGCTGCGCTCAAGTACTGTTTTTTGAAAGCGATGAAGTCTGCGAGACTTCTTACAAAGACCGTGGCGGTAAATACCAAGGTCAGGTGGGCGTAACCTTACCTAGGGCATAA
- the queE gene encoding 7-carboxy-7-deazaguanine synthase → MSYQVKEIFYTLQGEGSNAGRPAVFCRFAGCNLWSGREADRATAICQFCDTDFVGTDGTLGGKYSDAQALAAQIAALWPAGDKAHRFVVMTGGEPLLQVDADLIAALHALDFKIAVETNGSLAAPAGIDWICVSPKAGAPWVQRSGHELKLVWPQTSFSLDEMEAADFEQRYLQPMDNVLRQANTEDCIALCLERPAWRLSLQTHKITGIR, encoded by the coding sequence ATGAGCTATCAGGTCAAAGAAATTTTCTACACTCTTCAGGGTGAAGGTTCTAACGCTGGTCGGCCGGCGGTGTTTTGCCGCTTCGCTGGCTGCAATCTATGGTCTGGGCGTGAAGCAGACAGAGCGACTGCAATTTGTCAGTTTTGCGATACCGATTTTGTCGGCACTGACGGCACTTTAGGTGGCAAATATTCAGATGCCCAAGCTCTGGCCGCGCAAATTGCCGCGCTCTGGCCAGCCGGGGACAAAGCCCATCGTTTTGTGGTGATGACGGGTGGCGAGCCCTTGCTGCAAGTCGATGCCGACTTGATCGCTGCGCTGCACGCACTAGACTTCAAAATTGCGGTGGAAACCAACGGCAGTTTGGCTGCTCCCGCTGGCATAGACTGGATTTGTGTCAGCCCTAAAGCCGGTGCGCCTTGGGTGCAGCGCAGCGGCCATGAGCTCAAACTGGTCTGGCCACAAACTAGTTTTAGTCTTGATGAGATGGAAGCGGCAGACTTTGAACAGCGCTATCTGCAGCCCATGGACAACGTGCTGCGCCAGGCTAACACCGAAGACTGCATCGCCCTTTGCCTTGAACGTCCGGCTTGGCGACTGAGCTTGCAGACGCACAAAATAACCGGCATTCGTTAA
- the argE gene encoding acetylornithine deacetylase — translation MTTNSSSVLLQPSPDVLAMIERLIAFPTVSRDSNLGMIEWIRDYLAGLGVSSRLTYDAAGNKANLFATLGEGSKPGLILSGHTDVVPVQGQAWDTDPFKATIKDGLLYGRGSCDMKSYIATALALAPKFLAGKMDAPLHLAFSYDEEVGCIGVKSLIADLQDMNLKAAGCIVGEPTSMQPVIAHKGTHRFRCSVTGREAHSSYTNLGVNAVEYAARIIVYIRQMADRFAQLETRDYGFTVPYTTMQTGLIRGGLASNIVPKDCIFDFEARTMPGTDASHLLREVESYAAKLLPEMLLVEPNAKIAFEQLASAPGLSTNEHEAIVKLAIALSRNKTSSAVSYGTEAGLFQNAGIPTVVCGPGSIEQAHRPNEFVPLEQVAQCEAFLLRLLDPIPSASS, via the coding sequence ATGACGACGAACTCTTCTTCTGTATTGCTCCAGCCCTCACCCGACGTTCTTGCCATGATTGAGCGGCTGATCGCGTTTCCGACTGTCTCCCGCGATTCCAACCTCGGCATGATTGAGTGGATTCGCGACTATCTCGCTGGTCTAGGCGTTAGCTCCCGCCTAACTTATGACGCCGCGGGCAACAAAGCCAACCTGTTTGCTACGTTGGGCGAAGGCAGCAAGCCTGGCTTGATTCTGTCGGGCCATACCGATGTTGTGCCAGTTCAAGGCCAGGCTTGGGATACCGATCCCTTCAAAGCCACGATCAAAGACGGTTTGCTTTACGGCCGTGGCTCTTGCGATATGAAAAGTTATATCGCAACTGCCTTGGCACTAGCGCCCAAATTTTTAGCCGGCAAGATGGATGCACCGCTGCATTTGGCCTTCTCTTATGACGAAGAAGTCGGTTGCATAGGGGTGAAAAGTCTGATTGCCGATTTGCAAGACATGAACTTAAAAGCAGCTGGTTGCATTGTGGGTGAGCCAACTTCTATGCAGCCAGTCATCGCACACAAGGGCACGCACCGTTTTCGCTGCAGCGTCACAGGCCGGGAAGCGCATTCGAGCTACACCAATCTGGGCGTTAATGCGGTTGAATACGCCGCACGAATCATTGTCTACATTCGGCAAATGGCGGATCGCTTTGCACAGCTTGAAACCCGTGATTACGGCTTTACAGTGCCCTACACCACCATGCAAACCGGCCTGATTCGCGGTGGGCTGGCGTCTAACATCGTGCCCAAAGATTGTATTTTTGATTTTGAAGCGCGCACCATGCCGGGCACTGACGCCAGCCACTTGCTGAGAGAAGTCGAGAGCTATGCCGCTAAGTTACTGCCCGAGATGCTGCTGGTAGAACCGAATGCAAAAATCGCTTTTGAGCAACTTGCCTCTGCGCCCGGACTGAGCACCAATGAGCACGAAGCGATCGTTAAGTTGGCAATTGCTTTGTCTCGAAACAAGACTTCCAGCGCCGTCTCGTATGGCACCGAAGCGGGCTTGTTTCAAAACGCTGGCATTCCAACCGTCGTTTGCGGCCCCGGCAGCATAGAGCAAGCCCATCGTCCAAATGAGTTTGTGCCCTTGGAGCAAGTCGCGCAATGCGAAGCGTTTTTGTTGCGACTGCTTGACCCAATACCTAGCGCTTCGTCATGA
- a CDS encoding 6-pyruvoyl trahydropterin synthase family protein, with protein sequence MQFEIGQKFFFDAAHTLDRDIETLGSRRIHGHTYWCEVALKGKPDAQTGMVLDLGQVRLEIESIKNQLDHHFLDEVAGLGAPTLENLCAFIWRDLLPKLPQLSKVRVWRDSIADSCTLTRDGA encoded by the coding sequence ATGCAATTTGAAATAGGTCAGAAATTTTTCTTCGATGCAGCGCACACCTTGGACCGAGACATTGAAACCTTGGGCAGTCGCCGCATTCACGGCCACACCTACTGGTGCGAGGTAGCGCTCAAGGGCAAACCGGATGCGCAAACCGGCATGGTGCTAGATTTGGGCCAAGTACGGCTGGAAATTGAGTCCATCAAAAACCAGTTAGACCATCATTTTCTCGATGAGGTCGCTGGCTTAGGCGCACCCACCTTAGAGAACCTCTGCGCTTTTATCTGGCGCGATTTGCTGCCAAAACTTCCTCAACTGTCCAAAGTACGCGTCTGGCGCGACTCTATAGCTGACAGCTGCACGCTGACCCGGGACGGCGCATGA
- a CDS encoding LysR family transcriptional regulator, with the protein MQISLKQIRYFLAAAETGQFSAAAAKAYVTQTTITAAIRELEAILGMKLFLRHHASGVSLTVEGQKFLHHAYNIVAAVNSAIHDPGLISQDVSGRVRFGATPTMLGSYVVPAIAQFASAYPQIEVEVIELERPALEAALLSGQVDIGVLWLINIDKPLDFHSLPLTRSRRQLWLSASHPLLKKRNISLSDINELPYVLYNADETPRNTLLFWQQAGLEPNIRYRVSSVEAVRSLVAQGMGVTILSDVIHRPFSSEGLRIETRSLMNGLPSIEIGLAWSKEQALSHAADAFKTFMELTFSGPGLGAKVS; encoded by the coding sequence ATGCAAATAAGTTTGAAACAAATTCGCTATTTTCTGGCTGCGGCAGAAACCGGTCAGTTTTCAGCCGCAGCCGCCAAGGCTTACGTCACGCAAACCACCATCACTGCGGCCATTCGAGAGTTAGAGGCTATTTTGGGTATGAAGCTGTTTTTGCGCCATCACGCCTCGGGCGTGTCGCTCACGGTAGAGGGTCAAAAATTTCTGCATCACGCCTACAACATAGTGGCGGCGGTTAACTCAGCCATTCACGACCCGGGACTGATAAGCCAAGATGTTTCTGGTCGCGTTCGGTTTGGCGCGACGCCGACCATGCTGGGCTCTTATGTGGTACCGGCGATTGCGCAGTTTGCTAGCGCATATCCGCAAATTGAGGTCGAGGTGATAGAGCTCGAACGTCCCGCGCTAGAGGCCGCACTGCTAAGTGGTCAAGTCGATATCGGCGTGCTTTGGCTAATCAACATCGATAAACCACTGGACTTTCATAGCCTGCCATTAACCCGCTCACGTAGGCAATTGTGGTTGTCCGCATCCCACCCCCTGTTAAAGAAACGCAACATTTCACTAAGCGACATCAATGAGTTGCCTTATGTGCTTTACAACGCCGACGAGACACCGCGCAACACGCTTTTATTTTGGCAACAGGCCGGGTTAGAACCCAATATCCGTTACCGCGTCAGCTCGGTCGAAGCGGTGCGTAGCCTAGTCGCGCAAGGCATGGGCGTGACGATTTTGTCGGATGTGATTCATCGGCCCTTCTCCAGCGAAGGACTAAGGATAGAGACGCGGTCTTTGATGAACGGCCTGCCCTCTATCGAGATCGGTTTGGCTTGGAGTAAGGAGCAAGCGCTCTCGCACGCAGCAGATGCCTTTAAGACCTTTATGGAACTCACTTTTAGCGGCCCGGGTTTGGGGGCTAAGGTGAGCTAA